The Setaria viridis chromosome 2, Setaria_viridis_v4.0, whole genome shotgun sequence DNA window ggaacggagggagtaacaaacACTTGACTTTATGTTTTTTTGCATCTGATCCAAACTAAATGACCCGTGGCTGAAAAAACTTGCTGCATCACCGAAGAAATGGAGCTTGGAATGATTTgcccaatgaaaaaaaaatatcaaatgggTGTAAACAGGTAGTTTGATACAGATGACTGAAATCTGACAAGCAACACTAAACAGTGATTTCTCAAAATGTTTGGCACTGAGCAATCCATAGTGTGGAGCATAATTTCATCAAATTACTTTTTAGCTGGTTTGTACAATGCTTAATTTACGATATTAAGTATAGTATGAACAAATGAAAGATGCGGTTGTATGAAATTTCAGCAAACAAAAACAAGATTATAGACTAGAAAATAGAAATACCTGTATCTTCACAATTTTCTGTCGGATAATCATAAACTCCTTTCTTCCTTTCCACCCTCTAAACTTGTTTTGAATACGAACTGCAGCAGAATGCATAGGCATATCACTGTGTCCAGGTTTCGCATTTTTAAGCGAAATAAGTGAAAGCGTGCGTTCATCAGATAATCCACAATCATCATCTCCATATTCGATCACTTTCTTTCTGTGGAATGATTCCACCCTAAAAGCTTGAAATATTCTGGCTGCAGCTTGAGTTGATTTACGAACCGCACCAAGTGAATCTTTTAAGGACTCTTCCTGAGAATCCACACAAGCGAGCTGAGCAGAACTAGGCTCTGCAAACTCTTCAGCTGCTGTTAATCCACCTATTTCTTCCACATTGCCACCCTGCGATTCTTTTAGTGTAAGAGCTGAAAGGTGATTTGTCAAAGCAGACTCGGCAAGAAAACCGGCTATGCCTTTGTGTCCATTTTCTGATGCTAAATCAGCAGGAGTCGCAGATGGGAACTGCTGTGTTGGATCTGTCAAAGCACCAGGATCAGCTCCGTTTGCTATCAGTGCACCAACTGTACGCTCCCTAAAATTACAGAGATACAATAAGTTAAGCATGAAAAGGAGATTCAGAACTACCATATGTAAATTATTTTTGCAATACCTTCCACAAGATGCAGCCCAGTGAAGCGCAGTCCATCCACGAATATCCCTAAAGTTTACTTTTACGCCTGCAGCAACTATTGGTTTTATAGCCCAATCATAGCCAAGTGCGGCTACTAAATGAATCACACCTTGTCCTTCCTTGCCTAGCACATTTGGACCTTTTCCATCATCATGTATCTTATGGATAAGCCAATAATACAGCTTTTCTTTCACCTGTTTCTCAACATTCTGATCCCGTACAGTCGATAATTCCTTCTCACCAGAAGACAATGCCATATTTGACAATTTATCGTCGAGCATTAAGGAATTAATAGTGTCAACCAACTCAGACTTATTTCCATTACTCAAAACATACTTTTCATAGTCTTCTGGCCCCAGGGAAAGTAACTTCTCAAGACGAATATGTAGATGCATTTCATTTATGCCAGTAGTATGCGGATCTGAAGTCTCCATATAATGGGTCTCAGAATCACGGAACTCAAATTCTCGCACTTCACTGCAAGCTACTCTGTTTGAACATGTCACATAAAATGGAACCCGTCCAGAATGATGCACTGGCGTATAACAACGCAAGGAGCCATCCACTAAAACTTCAGCAGCTACTTCAACATCCCCAAACATACAAGACCACCTGGAATTTTCCACATCTTCTTTTTTTGCCAAGAATGTACCAGTAATTAAGACCTGCATTGTATAAGAAGCAAAAGATAGAAACAGAACACTGTTAATTACTGAAATTACAAGAACAGAGCACTCAACATGCTAGTAAGTCTTGGGCGCCTCATATACAATGGGCCTACGGACAGGAAAGCAGCATACTAAAAATGATAATGGTAGTAATAGTAACAGATGGTACAAAATACAAACCTTAGTCTTCGTGCCATTGTATGCCCAGCTTGGAGATACATCAATGATGCTGAAGAGCTGGTCTTGGGAAAGCGAGGGGCTGACTACAAATGCATCTAACTGCTCATTGATAGGTATACTAGATCCATCAGCAACATTCACAGTTTCAGTAGTACTCCAGAAAGCATCAGAACTGGACTTAATATCCAAATCAGCAACCTCTGCAAGTTCATTGCTCATCCACCTTGAGAAGCTGTCAAATTTCTTCAAACCATCTGGCTCAATCTTAAAGAGATCTAATGAAGACTGCTTTAAAAGTGGATATCTAGCACTTTGATCTGTATAACCATCATTCTCAGCCTGAAAATAGAGGATCACATCATATCAGTACATAGAAGTAGGTAAACTTTTCATGTGTCACGTTTGGATACTACTGTAAATTACAAAGCACAGATATATTGAACTATTCAAGACAATTTGTTACAGCTAGGTGTCAACCATAAGTGCTCCACTGAATTTAGTGCTTTCTACATAGTAATTCGACATACATAAGGCAGCAGCGGACATGTTAAGTTGACCTATTATTTGCACAAGAAGACCACTAGTGAATATTATTTCTCCTGGGTTATGCCTTTGAGATCCAAATTGTAAGTGCTCAAAGATTTAAAGATAAAATTGAAAGGCACTTCCCAAACAATGCACTACTAAGATGCTGCAGAGCAGGAAGGAACGTACACCTCTGCAGGTGGACTGGTCTACTGGACACAACTGTCGCCAGTAAAGAGTGGGTGTAGAGAAGCACAGCAGCATAGGAACTAGGACATTGCAAGACATCGATAGATGACAAG harbors:
- the LOC117845241 gene encoding calmodulin-binding transcription activator 3, translated to MAEIRKYAMSNQPPDIAQILLEAQNRWLRPTEICQILSNYKKFSIAPEPPNRPPSGSLFLFDRKILRYFRKDGHNWRKKKDGKTVKEAHEKLKVGSVDVLHCYYAHGEDNENFQRRTYWLLEEGFMNIVLVHYLEIKGGKQNFNRAKEAEENAGLSSADSPACSNSFASQSQVASQSMDAESPISGQISEYEDAETDNCRASSRYHPFTEMQQPVDGIMMGNFLGASAPSASVNNLGAGYLGEMQPTPANFTNHFVTHDDISSAFNETGAGLRGGPKTPIDSMRFSEPVPEYPGGFTEPTLYSSVATVGNNLDDSLQTFMSEALYTNNLTQNEVDALNAAGITSSQAENDGYTDQSARYPLLKQSSLDLFKIEPDGLKKFDSFSRWMSNELAEVADLDIKSSSDAFWSTTETVNVADGSSIPINEQLDAFVVSPSLSQDQLFSIIDVSPSWAYNGTKTKVLITGTFLAKKEDVENSRWSCMFGDVEVAAEVLVDGSLRCYTPVHHSGRVPFYVTCSNRVACSEVREFEFRDSETHYMETSDPHTTGINEMHLHIRLEKLLSLGPEDYEKYVLSNGNKSELVDTINSLMLDDKLSNMALSSGEKELSTVRDQNVEKQVKEKLYYWLIHKIHDDGKGPNVLGKEGQGVIHLVAALGYDWAIKPIVAAGVKVNFRDIRGWTALHWAASCGRERTVGALIANGADPGALTDPTQQFPSATPADLASENGHKGIAGFLAESALTNHLSALTLKESQGGNVEEIGGLTAAEEFAEPSSAQLACVDSQEESLKDSLGAVRKSTQAAARIFQAFRVESFHRKKVIEYGDDDCGLSDERTLSLISLKNAKPGHSDMPMHSAAVRIQNKFRGWKGRKEFMIIRQKIVKIQAHVRGHNVRKNYRKVVWSVGIVEKVILRWRRKRRGLRGFQAEKQLEGPSSQIQPAKSEAEDEYDYLKDGRKQAEGRLQRALARVHSMTQYPEARDQYRRLQTCVNELQESQAMQDGMLSDAAGTDGGDLMAELEELCRGDGDAPMSTIS